AAGGAAAACATGGGTTGCTAAAATCAAGATTCTCCGCAGGCGGTTTTTCAGTACCTCCGGAAACCAGCGGCGCACTTGCTGACCGCTTTCACTTTTCTGTTGACCAATTTGGCCAATCATTGTGGCATCATTAAGTATTATCAAACCCACCTCGGGTTTGAACCGACGGAGCTGGAACATGGCACGAACGAGCAAGAAAGGCGGGCGGGCGCCCCGTTACTCGGCCGGCACGGCCAAGTACGACGCGCACCACCGCGTATTGGAGCAGACCTATGGCGCCCTGGCTGATTTACGCCGCGAGTTGACGGATTCCAAAGAGCGCGTGGCGGAACGCAAAGAAATCCTGGACCTTTTCTCCCGCTGCAACGATTCCCAGCGCGCCTGGCTGCTGCTGGAGGACTATTTTGAAAAATTGTCCCTTTCGCGGAAAGATTTTGCCGACGGTGAATGGTGGCCCCGCATGTTGGCGGCCCACGGACAAATCCGTCTGGAAGAGCTGGCCTTTCTATTCCTGCGCACGGGACGCTCGCTCCCTTCAGAATTAACCCCCTACGCCAACTATCAACGCCTGGCCGAACGCAACCAGGCCGAACGCGAACAACAATACCTGCAGGCGCTGGAACAATGGCTAATCCCGCCCCCGCCGGAACATCTGGACGCTCCGCGCGCCAATTTGCGGCTGCTCTGCTCCGTTGCCACTGCCGACAACGCCCCCTGCCTGCATGAACTGCGGGTCTATCTGAATCTGTATCGCCCGCGTTCCGGCGTTAAAAACCGGCCATTGGGAGAAATCCTGGAATTGAGCACCCGCAACCAAACCGAGCGGGAACTATTTTCACAAGAAGACTGGCAGGTGGTTCAATGGATAGCGGAACAACATGGGCAGGAATCGCCCGAGAACGAATACCTTAGCCTGCGAGGCGCCTCGCTGCTTGTCTGGTTGGTCCAATGGGGGCACACCCGGCGGCTTGAACAGTCCGGCCACCCCGACCCGCTCCAGTTCTTTGGCGAGATGGCGGAAATCGTCCCACTGCTGCAAGCGCAGGAGCAAAACCTGCACCTTGCCCACCAGGTTAAACTTGGTGACGGCCGCGAAGTGCCGTTGAGCGAGGTGCGTTTCTTTGCCGGCCGGCCCATGCTGGCATTGGTCAACCATCGCTTTTATTTGATGCGCAATCCGCCTCCGGCGGAATTGTTGGAATTCTGGCACACCCAGGCGCAAATCCCCATTGCCAAACTGAGCGCCCGTTTGCGGCTGCATCTGCGCCGCCAGAAGGCGCAAGGCATGGTGGACTGGGATCAAATCTGTGTGACCCACCAGGCGCGGCCCCGCTTTGTCTTTGAATTGCTGGGCGACACGGTGCGTCTCCAACTGCTGGCCATCAGCGATCGGGATGGCAGCCAATGGCATTGGACCGGCCAGGAATGGCAACGGCGTCAAGCCGGAGATAATGGCAACGGCGCCGCCCACTTTGCCGACCCCAACCACCCGGAAGTGCTGGAAGACCCCCGGCTGGACGCCGCCACGCAATGGCTGCGGCGGCTGGACTGGTTCACTCCCGAACCCGGTCTCTGGCTGGGCGACGCCAATGAAACCTTCCTGGGCACGCTGGCCGCCATCTGGCCCAACCGCCCCAAAGAGGCCGAGTATCTGGGCAATCCCGCCTTCCAGCGCCTCTTCATCCAGCCCAAACTTTTACGGCCCAAACTCATCGTCAAGGGCAGTGGCATTGACTGGTTGAGCGTTTCCGCGGAATGGGAAGCGGAAGGGATGCGCCTGACCAAGGCCGACCTTGAGCGCCTGGCGGTGGCCACCAGCCGCTTCGTGCAACTGCCCGATGCCGGATGGGTCGAGTTGAACACCGAAGCCCTCGCCCAGGCGCATGAAGTAATGGCGGATTTGGGATTAGAAAATCTCAGCCCCATCGAGCAGAAAATCGGGTTGGAACAGGCCGCTCATCTCGATCCAGCCGAACTAAATCGTTTTGCCGATACCTCTGAAATGCGCGCCTTGCGCCAGCGGCTGGCGAATTTCAAAGGCATTCCTTCGGTCCCTCTGCCGCCCACCGTCAAGGCCGAGATGCGGCCTTATCAAAAGGAAGGCTTTGACTTTCTCTGCCATCTTACACGACTCAAACTGGGAGGCATATTGGCGGATGACATGGGCTTGGGCAAAACCCTGCAAACGCTGGCCTGGCTGGCCTGGCTCAAGCAGGAAAATCCCAAAAATCCCAAGCCCTCCCTGGTTATCTGCCCGGCTTCAGTGCTGCACAACTGGCGGCGTGAGGCCGAAAAGTTTGTGCCAGACATGCGCGTGCTGGTGCTGGAAAGCGGACAGGCCCGCCACAACTTGCGCAAGCAAATCCCCCATTATGATCTGATTGTCACCAATTATGCCCTGCTCCGGCGGGACTTGACAGAGCTGGCCAAGTTTTCTTTCCGCGCCGTAATTCTGGATGAGGCCCAATTCATCAAGAATCCCACCGCCCAGGTGACCCAGTCGGTCAAGGAGCTTAAGGCAGACCAGCGCCTGGCGCTCACGGGCACACCGCTGGAAAACCGCCTGCTGGACCTGTGGAGCATCACCGATTTCATCCAGCCCGGCTATCTTGGCACGCAAGAGCATTTCCACGAATTATACGAACCGAAGGTCGCCGGGGATGGCGAGGAAGCTCTGACGCAATTACGCATCGCGCGCCGCCGTCTCTCGGCCCGGCTGCGGCCCATCATGATTCGCCGCCTCAAACAACAGGTGGCCAAAGACCTGCCGGACCGCATTGAAGAGCGCCGTGACTGCGAGCTGGGCGAGCAACAACGCAAACTTTACCTGGCGGAGTTGCGCCGCAGCCGCGAGCAAATCTCGCAAATCGTCGCCGAAAAAGGCCTGAACAAGAGCAAGATGCATGTGCTGGCCGCGCTGACCCGGTTGCGGCAAATTTGCTGTCATCCCGCCCTGGTGGGCAACGACTCACCGTCTGGCAAAACTGAAACCCTGTTTGAACTGCTGGAACCTTTGTTAGCCCAAAACCACAAGGTTTTGCTTTTCTCGCAATTCGTGCAAATGCTCCGGTTGCTGGAAAAGGAATGCCAACAACGCAACATTCCCACTCACATCCTCACCGGCGAAACGAAGGAACGCCAGGCGGTGGTTCAGGCCTTCCAAAACGACCCCCATGCCTCAGTATTTCTGTTGAGCTTGCGGGCTGCAGGCACGGGGTTGAACCTCACCACGGCCAGTTATGTCATTCTTTATGACCCGTGGTGGAATCCGGCTGTCGAAGCGCAGGCCATTGACCGCTCGCATCGCATCGGGCAAACGCGCACCGTCAACGCCTACCGGCTGATTAGCCCGGGCACCGTGGAGGAAAAAATCTGGGATTTGCAACAACGCAAGGCACAAACCATTGCGGATGTGCTGGGCGAAGAAGGCTTCACTCGCAGTCTCACGCAGGCCGATTTGGAATACCTTTTCCGCGAAGACTGAGCCCGCTGGCAGGTGGCGTGTCTGCCCCCCTTGCAGGGGTAACCTCAAAGGCTTCGCCTGGAGGGCGTGCCTCTCTACGGCCCTCCCATCCATAAATTAAGCTGCACGCGGCGGGGCCAGTGATTATCTTCTTGCTGTGACCGTTGTGCGAAATATTACCAATCTTGCGCTTATTGGTTTCATGGGCACCGGCAAGACCACCATCGGAAGGATGCTGGCCTCGCAGTTAGGCTATGATTTCCTGGATACGGACCATTGGATTGAAGCCGCCGCCGGAAAATCCATTCCCGAAATCTTCAACCAAGCTGGCGAAGCGCACTTCCGCTTCCTGGAACAGCAAGTCTTGACTGACCTTGCCAAGCGCCAGCATACCGTCATTGCCACTGGCGGCGGATTGCCTTGTTACCAGGACAATTTGGAAAAACTTCGCCAACACTCCTACGTAGTATGTCTTTGGGCATCGCCGGAAACCATCTTCGAGCGCGTGCGCCACAATACCCACCGGCCATTGCTGCAACACCCCGATCCTTTAAGCCGCATCCGTGAACTCCTGGTCCTGCGCGAGCCTTTTTATCGCCAGGCTGACCTGCTGGTTTCCTCTGACGGCCGGCCGTCGCGCGAAATTGTGCAGCACATCCTCCACGAGTTTCAAAACCGTAAGGCCGCCAGCGGCTAATCCCATGTCTGAGCAGCTTAAAAACGCCGTGCAGAAGGCCGCCCGCGCGTTGGGCTTCTCCCTTTGCCGCGTAACGGATGCCCGCCCCCCCGATCCGGACCAACGCCTGCGTCAATGGCTGCAAGCGGGTTTTCACGGCGAAATGCAATGGATGGCCCGCTCCCTGCCCAAACGCGAAGACTTGCAGGCCATTTTATCTGAAGTCCGCAGTGTGGTCTGTGTAGCGGCTGCTTATCCGGCTCCCCCCGCCCCGCCCCCCGCCGGAGCAGGATTTGTTGCACGGTACGCCCGTGGTGCGGACTATCATCAAATCCTGGGGGGAAAGCTGGCTGAACTGGCCGCCTTGCTGAATCGCGAAGGCGGTGCCGGCACGCGCAGCCTCTGGTACGTGGACACCGGCCCCATCCTCGAGCGCGCCCTGGCTCAACGAGCTGGCATCGGTTTTATTGGCAAACACAGCCAGCTCATCAACCGCCATCATGGCAACTGGCTTTTGTTGGGGGAAATCCTGACCACCGTGGCTTTACCGCCTGATACCCCCGAACGCAATCGTTGTGGCACGTGCACCCGCTGTCTGGCGGCCTGCCCCACCCGGGCCATCACTGCACCCTTCACCCTTGATGCCCGCCGTTGCATCTCTTATCTCACCATCGAATTAAAAGGTGCAATCCCGGAGGAGTTGAGACCTCTAATAGGCACGCGCATCTTCGGTTGTGATGACTGTCTAGAAGTTTGTCCCTGGAATCGCTTTGCCGGCGAAGCCTCGCCCCTGCTTCAACGGTGGGGCCGGCAGGACTTGCAGGCGCCAGATTTGCTGGAATTGCTGCAATTGGACGAGGCTGGGTTCCGGCAAAGATTTCAAGGTACCCCCCTGCAAAGAAGCAAACGCCGAGGCTTGCTGCGTAATGTGTGCGTCGCCTTGGGCAACTTGGGCAGAACAGAAGCCCTACCTTTTCTGGAAAAGGCCGTCCAAGACCCTGAGCCACTCATCGCAGAACACGCCCGCTGGGCCA
This is a stretch of genomic DNA from Fontisphaera persica. It encodes these proteins:
- a CDS encoding DEAD/DEAH box helicase, whose protein sequence is MARTSKKGGRAPRYSAGTAKYDAHHRVLEQTYGALADLRRELTDSKERVAERKEILDLFSRCNDSQRAWLLLEDYFEKLSLSRKDFADGEWWPRMLAAHGQIRLEELAFLFLRTGRSLPSELTPYANYQRLAERNQAEREQQYLQALEQWLIPPPPEHLDAPRANLRLLCSVATADNAPCLHELRVYLNLYRPRSGVKNRPLGEILELSTRNQTERELFSQEDWQVVQWIAEQHGQESPENEYLSLRGASLLVWLVQWGHTRRLEQSGHPDPLQFFGEMAEIVPLLQAQEQNLHLAHQVKLGDGREVPLSEVRFFAGRPMLALVNHRFYLMRNPPPAELLEFWHTQAQIPIAKLSARLRLHLRRQKAQGMVDWDQICVTHQARPRFVFELLGDTVRLQLLAISDRDGSQWHWTGQEWQRRQAGDNGNGAAHFADPNHPEVLEDPRLDAATQWLRRLDWFTPEPGLWLGDANETFLGTLAAIWPNRPKEAEYLGNPAFQRLFIQPKLLRPKLIVKGSGIDWLSVSAEWEAEGMRLTKADLERLAVATSRFVQLPDAGWVELNTEALAQAHEVMADLGLENLSPIEQKIGLEQAAHLDPAELNRFADTSEMRALRQRLANFKGIPSVPLPPTVKAEMRPYQKEGFDFLCHLTRLKLGGILADDMGLGKTLQTLAWLAWLKQENPKNPKPSLVICPASVLHNWRREAEKFVPDMRVLVLESGQARHNLRKQIPHYDLIVTNYALLRRDLTELAKFSFRAVILDEAQFIKNPTAQVTQSVKELKADQRLALTGTPLENRLLDLWSITDFIQPGYLGTQEHFHELYEPKVAGDGEEALTQLRIARRRLSARLRPIMIRRLKQQVAKDLPDRIEERRDCELGEQQRKLYLAELRRSREQISQIVAEKGLNKSKMHVLAALTRLRQICCHPALVGNDSPSGKTETLFELLEPLLAQNHKVLLFSQFVQMLRLLEKECQQRNIPTHILTGETKERQAVVQAFQNDPHASVFLLSLRAAGTGLNLTTASYVILYDPWWNPAVEAQAIDRSHRIGQTRTVNAYRLISPGTVEEKIWDLQQRKAQTIADVLGEEGFTRSLTQADLEYLFRED
- a CDS encoding shikimate kinase; its protein translation is MTVVRNITNLALIGFMGTGKTTIGRMLASQLGYDFLDTDHWIEAAAGKSIPEIFNQAGEAHFRFLEQQVLTDLAKRQHTVIATGGGLPCYQDNLEKLRQHSYVVCLWASPETIFERVRHNTHRPLLQHPDPLSRIRELLVLREPFYRQADLLVSSDGRPSREIVQHILHEFQNRKAASG
- the queG gene encoding tRNA epoxyqueuosine(34) reductase QueG, with protein sequence MSEQLKNAVQKAARALGFSLCRVTDARPPDPDQRLRQWLQAGFHGEMQWMARSLPKREDLQAILSEVRSVVCVAAAYPAPPAPPPAGAGFVARYARGADYHQILGGKLAELAALLNREGGAGTRSLWYVDTGPILERALAQRAGIGFIGKHSQLINRHHGNWLLLGEILTTVALPPDTPERNRCGTCTRCLAACPTRAITAPFTLDARRCISYLTIELKGAIPEELRPLIGTRIFGCDDCLEVCPWNRFAGEASPLLQRWGRQDLQAPDLLELLQLDEAGFRQRFQGTPLQRSKRRGLLRNVCVALGNLGRTEALPFLEKAVQDPEPLIAEHARWAIKRIQTDR